The nucleotide window ATTTGGTGCAGCAGTCGAGGGATCCTGGAATACAGTACCTGTTCGCCGAACCCTTATTTCTGGGGCGTATTATGGGTTATCTGTATGATATTAATGCCACAGTTTTAAAATAGTTAAGTTATTTTTACTATTCGTTTAGGTATCAAGCATGTCCAACTTTTGCCAAGCTAAGCTTTATAATAGTCTGCTATATCTAGTAAACAAATAACTTAATATATAGAGAACTCAATCATTGAGTAGCAGTTTCCCCTCTTCAATAATTTAAAGATGTATGCTTCCTTCAACAGTACCCATCAGAAGTCGGACTCGCGAATTCTGGGTACTAAATGCCATCCATACCATGATTCTGAGTAGAGCGAAGACACAGGAGTCAACGGGATATCGTCAATAGACTCATTTGTAGATTCTTCCAAAGTGTTAAACAACAGCTGCCTGACCTGCTGGCAGATATTAAGCACTGGCGAAATGTTGCCGATGCCCAGAGAGCCTCCAACCAGCAGCTTACTTTCTGGAAACAACGTTGGTATATCTTTATACCTTCTTTTGGGATGAGGCGGTCTTCTAGCCGCCCTCTCCTGCAACAAATATGGCACCAACCCCTTGATGAACTTAGCCAACCACCCAATCTCCCCAGCTGATAGTTTAGCCAGGAGGTTGGACTCATAGGCTGACATCCCTAGCGGCCTCCCTTCTTTTATGATATGACTATCTAATGTAAGCCCAATGCACGTAGGAGCTTCTGAGTCAATACCCCATGATTTGGCCTTATCCCTGACACTGGCATTGGGTGGATCTAGCAAAGTGGGCTTCGGCTCAGAGAGATGACTCAAACACCAGTCATCGATTCGCTCGTTGTTCGACTGACTTGTACTGCAGAAATCGGCTCTGTCCGACATTACAAACCTTGTAGGACTCTCTAGATCGTTACTGGAATCGCTCAGAATCGCAAGTTCTTCGGATTGGATCTCCGTAAAATGCTGGTTTGTTTCCTCGTCACTTACATCCGAAGTGGCCCATCTGGCACCAGCAGTAGCAGGCATGTTTAGCACAAACACATCCTTCTCATCAATGGTCTGGAATGCAGAAAACAGCTCTAACATCACATCTTCATTCAATGAAGACCCTTTTAACCGCCCTGATTCCCGTGTGTCCTCAGCAGGTGGCTTTTGCGCTGTTTTGCGCTTCTCCAAGTACTTATTAAAACTCATTAAGCCTGCTTAAATGACTATAATTTACTTCAGTTCACAATTTCTTAATATGCCTACCTATTTTAAACTATTCTAGCACTTTGGTTTCTCACAGGTATCCTTATAAGTTGTTTTACACCGTTTTTAATCCTTCATTACCTAATGATCGAGATCAGATTTGCAGGAGTAACCTTAATACGTAATAGTACACGTTTTATTAGTGTAAGTTATTTCTATACGAATAAAGATAAATACGGCGACTAAGATTTTCTTACCTTTATAATGACTCGATGACTCgaatatatatatatatatgcCTTTTGCTTACGAAAGTCCATTTGTTATTACATCAGGGTGTTTATACAGATAGCAATGAGTGTACCCATTTTTATCTCATAAAAGATAAAAGTATACCTACACAAAAGAGGCAATATTGCCAAAATATATTAGAGCTTGCGCTACTTATCCCGCTATAGCATCTACTCGGCTCGCCAGCCTTATCGTACCTGGCTATTCAGTCCTGACGCGTTGAGCCATTTTTAAAACGTATATCCCAGTTACCCGGCTTTGGTGATTTCGTCTGACGTGATGCTCAATTTTCCAAAATGTAAACTGAAGTGCAGAGCCGGTAGTGTTTATTCAGCGGCGGAAAGTGTCGTAAACAGAAACTATACTAGATTAAAATGTTACGTCAAGTTCGTCAATTACACTCTACTGCTAGAAACTTAAATTTCGCCAAATTTTCCATTGTTGGTAGAATTGGAAGTGATTTCGCTGAACATACTAGCCCAAACAATGTAAGATACTTGAAATACTCAATTGCTTCTCAACCAAGAAAAGATGCACCAACAAATTGGTTTAATTTGACTGTCTTTAACGATAATCAGATTAATTTTTTGACTCAATATGTCAGAAAGGGGTATGTTAGAGACTAATTTAATTGTACTGTCAGTTTTGCGTCAGTTTACTAACTATTAATTATAGTGCTCTCGTTTATGTTGAGGCAGATGCTACTAATAGAATGATCGACCGTGACGACGGTAGTAGAGGCTATTATTTATCCTTGGTACAAAGTatgtttattattattttgaCGGCGGCTTTCCAAGAAGTTTAGAATACTAACATAATGTTTACAGAGGACCTTCAATTGATTAAAAATGGTAAGCATCCAGATGGCGAGGAAGGTATTTAGATTGTAAAAAATCCTGTGGGGCAAGAATTGCTTGATTTGAATTGAATTGTTCACTAATTTATGTAGATGATTTGTATAGTTTTGTTCAATGAGCAAAATCTCGAAGTTTTGTAATCTGTTTATTGTACATGTAAAAGGAGTTAATAATACAGTTCGCGTTAGTGATTGTAGTTTGAGTTAGCGTTGATCATTTCAAGATTTGTCAACGGAAGTTACCATTAAGAACTGAATCTGTCAATCACGAAGCGATGAGATGTACACAACAAACACA belongs to Eremothecium sinecaudum strain ATCC 58844 chromosome IV, complete sequence and includes:
- the ATG36 gene encoding Atg36p (Syntenic homolog of Ashbya gossypii AEL146C; Syntenic homolog of Saccharomyces cerevisiae YJL185C); translation: MSFNKYLEKRKTAQKPPAEDTRESGRLKGSSLNEDVMLELFSAFQTIDEKDVFVLNMPATAGARWATSDVSDEETNQHFTEIQSEELAILSDSSNDLESPTRFVMSDRADFCSTSQSNNERIDDWCLSHLSEPKPTLLDPPNASVRDKAKSWGIDSEAPTCIGLTLDSHIIKEGRPLGMSAYESNLLAKLSAGEIGWLAKFIKGLVPYLLQERAARRPPHPKRRYKDIPTLFPESKLLVGGSLGIGNISPVLNICQQVRQLLFNTLEESTNESIDDIPLTPVSSLYSESWYGWHLVPRIRESDF
- the RIM1 gene encoding Rim1p (Syntenic homolog of Ashbya gossypii AEL145W; Syntenic homolog of Saccharomyces cerevisiae YCR028C-A (RIM1); 2-introns in Ashbya gossypii), giving the protein MLRQVRQLHSTARNLNFAKFSIVGRIGSDFAEHTSPNNVRYLKYSIASQPRKDAPTNWFNLTVFNDNQINFLTQYVRKGALVYVEADATNRMIDRDDGSRGYYLSLVQKDLQLIKNGKHPDGEEGI